The following coding sequences are from one Gemmatimonadaceae bacterium window:
- a CDS encoding DUF1835 domain-containing protein produces the protein MQSILHITNGDCAGDLIRASGIAGDVLAWRDILHEGPVPRLPLTQLSLVRADFLAGEGLGEAARIRADFAERDSTLMRFDCYDQVVLWFEWDLYDQLQLIQLLDFFSANWSGDSSETHPRLDIVCIEGYLGNTAVEDYPSLFEKRAPVTGEMLKVGRDAWRAFTSSDLQDVELFIRGDTTPLPFLRDAFFRALEEFPSARNGLSRSESQLLEAVSGGPLGFSELFKRVSQREARVFCGDMAVAGYLERMSAKPEPLVSYASGDRIRYPRDGEDSAAFRNAQVALTEAGRSVLAGGRDWIDMGGADRWLGGVHLQGRNSPWRWDSDAETLRMRESGVNG, from the coding sequence ATGCAATCGATTCTACACATCACCAACGGTGACTGTGCAGGAGATCTGATCAGGGCCTCGGGGATCGCCGGCGATGTGCTTGCGTGGCGCGACATCCTCCATGAGGGGCCGGTCCCGCGATTGCCCCTTACGCAGCTTAGCCTGGTGCGCGCCGACTTCCTTGCTGGCGAAGGGCTGGGTGAGGCCGCCCGGATTCGTGCGGATTTCGCCGAGCGCGACTCGACGCTGATGCGCTTTGACTGCTACGACCAGGTAGTGCTCTGGTTCGAATGGGACCTGTACGATCAGCTGCAGCTTATTCAGCTGCTCGATTTCTTCTCGGCCAACTGGTCCGGGGACTCGAGCGAGACCCATCCTCGCCTCGATATTGTCTGCATCGAAGGTTACCTCGGCAATACCGCTGTTGAGGATTACCCATCGCTTTTCGAAAAGCGCGCTCCGGTCACCGGGGAGATGCTCAAGGTCGGCCGGGATGCGTGGCGTGCGTTTACGTCCTCCGATCTGCAGGATGTAGAGTTGTTCATCCGCGGTGATACGACCCCGCTGCCATTTCTTCGTGACGCATTTTTCCGGGCACTCGAAGAATTTCCGTCCGCGCGAAACGGATTGTCGCGATCGGAGTCACAACTGTTGGAAGCGGTCTCCGGCGGACCTCTTGGATTTTCGGAACTGTTCAAACGCGTTTCGCAGCGCGAAGCCCGTGTCTTCTGCGGTGACATGGCGGTGGCGGGTTACCTGGAGCGCATGAGCGCGAAGCCTGAGCCGCTCGTTTCATATGCCTCGGGCGACCGGATCCGCTATCCTCGCGATGGTGAGGATTCGGCGGCATTTCGAAACGCGCAGGTTGCCCTGACGGAGGCAGGACGCTCGGTTCTCGCGGGCGGGCGCGACTGGATCGACATGGGGGGTGCCGACCGGTGGCTTGGCGGCGTCCATCTTCAGGGTAGAAATTCACCCTGGCGGTGGGATTCAGATGCGGAGACACTTCGAATGCGCGAGAGCGGCGTGAATGGCTGA
- the hutH gene encoding histidine ammonia-lyase gives MAEGVSSIEIDGNSLDIEGVRAVSDGGAGVTLGPGSRSKMRNTQLVIAGIVERGDVVYGVTTGFGKLSEIAIPRDRLAELQVNLVRSHAAGVGPFLPQREVRAMMLLRANVLAKGFSGARPALVDLLIGMLNAGLYPLVHEQGSVGASGDLAPLAALGLALIGEGTLCQDENPARDAARALRDNGLEPLQLGPKEGITLINGTQAHTAIASLAVADARTLWQTAHVAGAMSLEALLGTPVAFDERIHDARGQSGQRRSAALLRDLLADSALRESHRFGDPRVQDPYCLRCMPQVHGPVLDALDWIADIVTRELNAATDNPLVFENGETLSGGNFHGQAVGMALDFLAIIMTNLATIAERRIDRLVHPDFNQGLPAFLSADAGVNSGFMMAQVTAAALASECKVLSHPATVDTIPTDGNREDVVPMSMGAAWKARRIIGNVRNVLAIELMCAAQALDFRAPVKPGPRMQRAHNTVRSTVSHLDDDRALSGDIAALASAIESGGFNT, from the coding sequence ATGGCTGAGGGCGTTTCCAGCATCGAGATCGATGGGAACTCGCTGGACATCGAAGGCGTGCGTGCCGTGTCTGATGGCGGAGCTGGAGTAACCCTTGGGCCCGGGTCGCGATCGAAAATGCGGAACACGCAACTCGTCATTGCCGGCATCGTCGAGCGGGGCGATGTGGTTTACGGCGTTACTACCGGATTCGGCAAGCTTTCCGAGATAGCCATCCCGCGCGACCGGCTAGCCGAGCTGCAGGTGAACCTCGTTCGCAGCCATGCGGCGGGGGTAGGTCCGTTTCTGCCGCAACGCGAAGTGCGCGCAATGATGCTGCTTCGGGCCAATGTGCTCGCGAAGGGATTCTCCGGCGCGAGGCCCGCGCTGGTCGATCTGCTGATCGGCATGTTGAACGCCGGTCTTTACCCACTGGTGCACGAGCAAGGCAGCGTGGGGGCAAGCGGGGATCTTGCACCGCTCGCAGCCCTCGGACTAGCACTTATTGGGGAAGGCACGCTGTGCCAGGACGAAAATCCGGCGCGTGACGCGGCACGCGCCCTCCGCGACAACGGTCTCGAGCCTCTCCAGCTTGGACCCAAAGAAGGAATCACTCTCATCAATGGCACACAGGCGCATACCGCGATCGCGTCCCTTGCTGTTGCCGACGCGCGAACGCTCTGGCAAACGGCGCATGTCGCCGGCGCGATGTCTCTCGAAGCATTGCTTGGAACTCCAGTTGCGTTCGATGAGCGGATTCACGACGCAAGGGGGCAGTCCGGACAGCGCCGGTCGGCAGCACTTCTTCGCGATCTATTGGCGGATAGCGCGCTCAGGGAATCCCATCGGTTTGGCGATCCGAGGGTGCAGGATCCGTACTGCCTTCGATGCATGCCCCAGGTTCACGGGCCTGTTCTGGACGCGCTCGACTGGATTGCAGATATCGTCACGCGCGAGCTGAACGCCGCCACCGACAATCCACTCGTGTTCGAGAACGGCGAAACACTGAGCGGCGGCAATTTTCACGGGCAGGCGGTGGGGATGGCGCTCGACTTCCTCGCCATTATCATGACCAACCTCGCAACCATCGCTGAGAGGCGGATTGACCGCCTGGTACATCCTGATTTCAACCAAGGATTGCCTGCCTTCCTTTCGGCAGATGCGGGGGTCAACTCCGGTTTCATGATGGCTCAGGTTACCGCGGCCGCACTCGCCAGTGAATGCAAAGTGTTGTCGCATCCCGCTACGGTTGACACGATTCCCACCGACGGGAACAGGGAGGACGTTGTACCAATGTCGATGGGCGCGGCCTGGAAGGCGCGGCGCATCATTGGCAACGTGAGAAATGTGCTCGCTATCGAGCTGATGTGCGCTGCGCAGGCGTTGGACTTTCGCGCGCCGGTTAAACCGGGCCCCAGGATGCAGAGGGCGCACAATACGGTGCGATCGACCGTCTCGCATCTCGACGACGACCGGGCGTTGAGCGGCGACATTGCGGCTCTTGCCTCAGCCATTGAAAGCGGCGGGTTCAACACGTGA
- a CDS encoding putative LPS assembly protein LptD, which yields MRRLLVVLGLLILPCAAYAQPTRPVRPVVPQSARPTPDDTIRRVAGDTLRVDSAAARKLIEWAEADSVTRALLDRPGYSVTRYQGVKVTFNARSRTLYLEGGPAAVGRGTTLLVGDTITYNDSTKIVLARGDTLILRDPSQGSASDVVALGQLRYDIVARRGSVTNISTAIEGTGQKWFVGGMQTAFVLDTTRGRQPSYYVRGGSITSCDDSIPDYRFQAKEIKLVSRNIMVARPAVLYIGDIPVMWLPFIFQDMRSGRRSGILTPRFGVSELFRNSPTYRRHVENIGYYFAYSDYMDGQVSLDWRSGAGASDGDPGWVRVNGEWRYRWLDRFLTGRLAVSRLAQRDGQKNTAYSWGHQQNFSQTSSLTTDINYVTSTVLQRQNTFDPRQVLATIQSQANYQQKLGPASLSLGGSQRQYPGREEVSRDFPNFSLSTPTLELARWLEWTPSLNVTNAQQLKVDVTGPLGFRFTGADDDRNGVPDTVRVRGDSRATRLSIGTPFKIFGFTLQNSFRVSDLENTAPITIPIIDPPDPTRTTNRIFGKTYSTEVDFETSFALPTLLQGTFNLAPSIGLTNVDPRGYWVRTQLTGGRFVNQSKRLSYGASAAPTVFGLFPGFGGVTRFRHSISPVLSYRYAPAAQVSNEFLAALNENPRNYIGSLAANQVTLQLAQTLEAKLRTKDTSSTAEAKKVKLLALTFSPLTYDFELKRATGRSGFTTDQFSYDVTSELLPSFRLGVQYSLFEGSVLSDTALFKPFRTGINASLSFNNQSGIFAAINRILGRAVPQPNPQIERLERSADDALVQRIASTPVAGSSIGNRQFGIPETQGWQASFTFSSSRQRAPTGNGVVIDDDPRTRCQPFVGNPFVFDQCVLTQQTNPVGAVPVDRLTAGGPFIRTPSRENLNSQMSFNITPKWSASWGTNYDFQAAQFGSQTVTLQRELHDWRTIFAFTKGPNGNFAFNFFIALTAQPDIKFNYDRQTYRQSGQ from the coding sequence ATGAGGCGCTTGCTGGTCGTGCTCGGGTTATTGATCCTGCCCTGCGCTGCCTACGCACAGCCAACGCGGCCGGTCCGGCCTGTCGTGCCGCAAAGCGCGCGGCCGACCCCCGACGATACAATCCGCCGTGTCGCGGGAGATACACTTCGCGTCGATTCGGCGGCGGCGCGCAAGCTGATTGAATGGGCGGAAGCCGACTCGGTGACGAGAGCGCTTCTCGATCGACCCGGATATTCGGTTACCCGATACCAGGGCGTGAAAGTGACTTTCAACGCCAGGTCGCGCACTCTCTATCTGGAGGGAGGGCCTGCCGCCGTCGGGCGCGGGACGACCCTCCTCGTGGGTGATACCATCACCTACAATGATTCGACAAAGATCGTCCTTGCACGCGGCGATACGCTGATACTCAGGGATCCTTCGCAAGGCTCCGCATCCGATGTGGTCGCGCTCGGCCAGCTGCGCTACGACATCGTTGCCCGCCGCGGCAGCGTGACGAATATCAGCACGGCCATTGAAGGGACGGGACAGAAGTGGTTCGTCGGGGGGATGCAGACTGCCTTCGTTCTCGACACTACGAGAGGACGGCAGCCTTCTTACTATGTCCGTGGCGGCTCGATTACCAGCTGTGACGACTCGATTCCGGATTACCGGTTCCAGGCAAAGGAAATCAAGCTCGTGTCGCGAAACATCATGGTTGCGCGCCCCGCGGTGCTGTACATCGGGGACATCCCGGTGATGTGGTTGCCATTCATCTTCCAGGACATGCGATCGGGAAGGCGAAGCGGGATACTGACACCGCGGTTCGGCGTCAGCGAGCTCTTTCGAAACAGTCCCACCTACCGCCGCCATGTGGAGAACATTGGTTACTACTTCGCATACAGCGATTATATGGACGGTCAGGTTTCGCTCGACTGGCGGAGTGGAGCAGGTGCATCGGACGGCGATCCGGGTTGGGTGAGGGTTAACGGAGAATGGAGATATCGCTGGCTCGATCGTTTCCTGACCGGTCGGCTGGCGGTTTCGCGGCTGGCGCAGCGTGACGGGCAGAAAAACACGGCATACTCGTGGGGACACCAGCAGAATTTCTCTCAGACATCGAGTCTGACGACCGATATCAATTATGTAACCAGCACCGTGCTGCAACGTCAGAACACGTTCGATCCGCGTCAGGTGCTTGCGACAATTCAGAGTCAGGCGAACTATCAGCAGAAACTGGGACCGGCATCGCTCAGCCTCGGTGGAAGTCAGCGGCAGTATCCGGGGCGCGAGGAAGTAAGTCGGGATTTCCCCAATTTCAGCCTCAGCACACCGACGCTGGAGCTCGCCCGGTGGCTGGAGTGGACGCCGTCACTAAATGTCACCAATGCACAACAGCTGAAGGTGGACGTGACAGGCCCGCTTGGATTCCGGTTCACGGGAGCCGACGACGACAGGAACGGTGTTCCGGACACCGTCCGGGTTCGCGGCGATTCCCGGGCAACCCGGCTGTCGATCGGAACGCCCTTCAAGATCTTCGGCTTCACCTTACAGAACTCTTTTCGGGTGTCGGATCTCGAAAACACGGCGCCGATAACCATACCAATCATCGATCCCCCGGACCCGACCCGCACGACCAACCGGATTTTCGGCAAGACGTACAGTACCGAGGTTGATTTCGAGACTTCGTTCGCGCTGCCGACGCTGCTGCAAGGCACGTTCAACCTGGCGCCGAGCATCGGTCTGACGAACGTAGATCCCCGTGGCTATTGGGTTCGCACTCAACTTACCGGCGGGCGCTTCGTTAATCAGTCAAAGCGATTGAGCTACGGCGCTTCGGCAGCTCCCACGGTGTTCGGTCTCTTCCCGGGTTTTGGCGGAGTCACCCGCTTCAGGCATTCAATATCGCCCGTCCTTAGCTATCGGTATGCGCCCGCGGCGCAGGTTAGCAATGAGTTTCTCGCGGCGCTGAATGAGAACCCGCGCAACTACATCGGCTCACTTGCCGCGAATCAGGTCACGCTGCAACTCGCACAGACGCTCGAGGCAAAGCTGAGGACGAAGGACACGAGCTCTACGGCCGAGGCGAAGAAGGTGAAGCTGCTGGCGCTCACTTTCTCACCTCTGACATACGACTTCGAGTTGAAGCGCGCCACGGGCAGGTCTGGCTTTACAACCGATCAGTTCAGCTATGACGTGACATCCGAGCTTCTGCCCAGCTTTCGGTTAGGCGTACAGTACTCCCTGTTCGAGGGAAGCGTGCTCAGCGACACGGCGCTGTTCAAACCGTTTCGGACTGGCATCAACGCGTCGCTGTCATTCAACAACCAGTCGGGAATCTTCGCTGCCATCAATCGTATCCTGGGCCGCGCGGTGCCGCAGCCCAATCCGCAGATCGAGCGCCTGGAGCGGAGCGCAGATGACGCGCTCGTCCAGCGTATTGCTTCAACGCCAGTTGCTGGAAGCTCGATCGGGAACCGGCAGTTTGGAATTCCCGAGACACAAGGATGGCAGGCTTCGTTTACGTTCAGCTCGTCGCGTCAACGCGCGCCGACCGGTAACGGCGTCGTCATCGACGATGACCCGCGGACCCGATGTCAGCCATTTGTCGGCAATCCCTTCGTCTTCGACCAGTGTGTGCTTACTCAGCAGACCAACCCGGTGGGTGCGGTTCCGGTAGATCGTCTTACGGCAGGGGGGCCATTCATACGGACCCCGTCGCGAGAGAATCTCAACTCGCAGATGAGCTTCAACATCACGCCGAAGTGGTCAGCGTCGTGGGGCACTAACTACGATTTTCAGGCCGCGCAGTTCGGGAGTCAGACGGTGACGTTACAGCGCGAGTTGCATGACTGGCGCACCATTTTCGCGTTTACCAAAGGTCCGAACGGTAACTTCGCGTTCAACTTCTTCATCGCCTTGACCGCGCAGCCAGACATAAAGTTCAACTACGACAGGCAGACCTACCGGCAATCCGGACAGTAG
- the hutI gene encoding imidazolonepropionase — protein MSQILFVNAAQVVTCAGPARGRRGIEMGEAGVLTGTAIAIENERIAAVGSQADLEREFPDATRIDCANTVITPGLVDSHTHALFGRARYEEHEQRAAGADYMAIARRGGGIHSSVADLRARSEDDLYALALPRLRRLASYGSTTIEVKSGYGLSVDDELKSLRVVRRLSEALPMRLIPTWLGAHEIPLDHRGADRSRSDYVALLLNELLPVVARDKLARFADVFCEPGVFTIAETRSILTASRSAGLGLKLHADELEPYGGAELAAELGAISADHLASISAAGIEAIATSGTVATLLPGTMLFLGKHRQAPARRLIDAGAAVALATDFNPGTSPTFNFPLILTLGVSQLGMSAAEVLIAATVNGAAALGLAAETGQIATGFSADLAIFHADDVREIPYWYGDRRCRSTWARGKPCHAYGAADNLSA, from the coding sequence TTGAGTCAGATCCTCTTCGTAAACGCCGCGCAGGTTGTGACGTGCGCGGGTCCTGCGCGTGGTCGTCGCGGGATTGAAATGGGCGAGGCGGGAGTACTGACCGGGACCGCAATCGCGATTGAAAACGAGCGCATCGCGGCGGTGGGTTCGCAGGCAGATCTGGAGCGTGAATTTCCGGACGCTACGCGCATTGATTGTGCGAATACGGTGATCACCCCCGGACTGGTGGACTCGCATACCCATGCGCTTTTTGGCAGAGCGCGGTACGAAGAACATGAGCAGCGCGCTGCGGGTGCGGATTATATGGCTATTGCGCGGCGTGGCGGTGGAATCCACTCATCCGTTGCGGATCTGCGTGCGCGGAGCGAAGACGACCTTTATGCACTTGCACTGCCGCGCCTGCGCAGGCTCGCTTCGTATGGATCGACGACCATTGAAGTGAAGTCCGGTTACGGACTATCGGTCGATGACGAGCTCAAATCGCTGCGCGTTGTCAGGCGTCTTAGCGAAGCACTGCCGATGCGCCTCATACCGACGTGGCTTGGAGCCCACGAGATTCCGCTCGATCATCGGGGGGCTGACAGGAGTCGCTCCGATTACGTAGCCCTTCTGTTGAATGAATTGCTCCCAGTGGTCGCCCGCGATAAGCTGGCTCGCTTCGCTGATGTGTTCTGCGAGCCCGGTGTGTTCACAATCGCCGAAACACGTTCTATCCTCACAGCATCCAGATCGGCCGGCCTCGGGCTGAAACTCCACGCCGATGAGCTCGAACCCTACGGTGGTGCCGAACTGGCCGCCGAGCTGGGCGCTATCTCTGCGGACCACCTCGCCTCGATTTCGGCAGCCGGTATCGAGGCAATCGCAACCTCCGGCACGGTCGCAACGCTTCTTCCCGGCACAATGCTGTTCCTCGGCAAGCACAGGCAGGCGCCTGCGCGCCGTCTCATCGACGCTGGCGCGGCGGTGGCGCTGGCAACCGACTTCAATCCCGGCACTTCACCGACGTTCAACTTTCCCCTCATCCTCACTCTGGGCGTGAGCCAGCTCGGCATGAGCGCAGCGGAGGTTCTTATCGCCGCAACCGTGAACGGGGCGGCAGCGCTTGGGCTCGCCGCAGAAACAGGTCAGATCGCCACAGGTTTTTCAGCCGACCTCGCGATCTTCCACGCAGATGATGTCCGGGAGATACCGTATTGGTACGGTGATCGTCGTTGTAGGAGCACGTGGGCGCGAGGAAAACCTTGTCACGCTTACGGCGCTGCCGATAACTTGAGCGCATAG
- the hutU gene encoding urocanate hydratase: MIADGTITEGVPAPNGVTISRRAPVRSPRGREISCRGWQQEAALRMLMNNLDPDVAERPEELVVYGGTGKAARNWESFDAIVRSLRVLGDDETLIVQSGKPVAVFRTHTSAPRVLIANSNLVGRWATWDKFRELERMGLTMYGQMTAGSWIYIGSQGIVQGTYETFGSVAERHFGGTLAGRLVVTAGLGGMGGAQPLAATMQGAAVLAIEVDESRVDKRIGTGYCDRKTGSLEEALAWLDVALDHRAALAVGLVGNAADVIPELVARGRIPDVLTDQTSAHDMLNGYVPAGMPLSEALALRTADPDGYVELSTASAVVHVTAMLALQRMGSITFDYGNNIRTVAFDAGVDDAFSIPGFVPEYVRPLFCEGKGPFRWVALSGDPADIARTDDLVLDLFPADEHLRRWITLARERISFQGLPARICWLGQGERARFGVAINDLVASGELSAPVVIGRDHLDTGSVASPFRETEGMRDGSDAIADWAILNAMLNVASGASWVSFHHGGGVGIGNSLHAGQVIVADGSAEMRLRLERVLTNDPGIGVARHADAGYKAAIETANAHGIILPMPPLPAPDQKS, translated from the coding sequence GTGATTGCTGATGGCACGATTACGGAAGGGGTGCCCGCACCGAACGGCGTGACGATATCGCGTCGCGCGCCCGTCAGATCACCCCGTGGCCGCGAGATATCGTGCCGGGGGTGGCAGCAGGAAGCTGCCCTTCGGATGCTGATGAACAATCTCGATCCGGATGTCGCTGAGCGTCCCGAGGAGCTTGTCGTATATGGCGGAACGGGCAAGGCCGCGCGCAACTGGGAGTCGTTCGACGCAATAGTGCGATCGCTGCGCGTGCTTGGGGACGACGAAACGCTGATCGTCCAGAGCGGCAAGCCCGTTGCGGTATTCCGAACGCATACGTCGGCACCACGGGTTCTGATCGCCAACAGCAATCTGGTGGGAAGGTGGGCAACGTGGGACAAGTTCCGTGAACTGGAGCGGATGGGCCTCACGATGTATGGACAGATGACTGCTGGTTCCTGGATATATATCGGTTCACAGGGAATCGTTCAGGGTACGTACGAAACGTTCGGCTCAGTAGCGGAGCGGCACTTCGGCGGAACCCTGGCCGGGCGACTGGTAGTCACGGCAGGCCTCGGTGGGATGGGCGGTGCGCAACCGCTTGCGGCGACGATGCAGGGTGCCGCTGTGCTCGCGATCGAGGTTGATGAATCCCGCGTAGACAAGCGGATCGGCACCGGGTACTGCGACCGCAAGACCGGTAGTCTCGAAGAAGCTCTGGCATGGCTGGACGTTGCGCTGGACCACCGCGCGGCGCTTGCCGTTGGCCTGGTTGGGAATGCAGCGGATGTCATTCCCGAGCTGGTCGCGCGTGGAAGGATTCCCGACGTACTGACAGATCAAACGAGCGCCCACGACATGCTGAACGGTTACGTGCCGGCGGGGATGCCGCTGAGTGAAGCCCTCGCACTGCGTACGGCCGATCCGGACGGGTATGTGGAGCTATCAACGGCCTCGGCGGTAGTCCACGTAACGGCGATGCTCGCGCTTCAGCGGATGGGCTCCATCACGTTCGATTATGGCAACAACATACGAACTGTGGCATTCGATGCCGGCGTCGACGACGCGTTCAGCATTCCGGGCTTTGTCCCTGAGTATGTGCGACCACTTTTCTGCGAAGGGAAGGGTCCGTTCCGCTGGGTTGCGCTCTCGGGTGATCCGGCAGATATCGCAAGAACGGACGACCTGGTGCTCGATCTCTTCCCGGCCGACGAGCACTTGAGGCGATGGATTACACTCGCGCGTGAAAGAATCAGCTTTCAGGGTCTTCCCGCCCGGATCTGCTGGCTCGGACAGGGCGAGCGAGCGCGGTTCGGGGTTGCCATCAACGATCTCGTAGCGTCTGGAGAACTTTCGGCACCAGTGGTGATAGGCCGCGATCATCTGGATACCGGCAGCGTTGCCTCGCCATTCAGGGAAACGGAAGGAATGCGCGATGGCAGCGACGCCATCGCCGACTGGGCAATTCTCAACGCAATGTTGAACGTCGCCAGCGGTGCCTCGTGGGTGTCGTTCCACCACGGTGGCGGCGTCGGGATTGGCAACTCCCTGCACGCCGGGCAGGTCATTGTCGCGGACGGAAGCGCTGAAATGCGGCTGCGACTCGAGCGTGTTCTGACCAACGATCCCGGCATTGGTGTCGCGCGTCATGCTGACGCCGGATACAAGGCTGCAATCGAAACCGCAAATGCCCACGGCATAATTCTGCCGATGCCGCCTCTGCCAGCTCCCGATCAGAAAAGCTGA
- a CDS encoding radical SAM protein — protein sequence MLSSKFKPWHVPVFLAKYAYLTVVNKPILVHFEVTLRCNARCGFCDYWKTEPSARANELKSFVDAARFFNPMMITYTGGEPTLRRDLEDIVSSVSDAVSVQYSTLLTHGGMLTIERAKSLWDAGIHQFNFSLDFLDERHDTARGIPGLSAKIFDVIPRMRTIGIDSIRFNTVIKDSNLDQLMPIVTRAEQLGCGVNFSSYTDSKNGSRDGLIAQSRVPELEAVIEELLAFKRRKRGVITNSDYYLEQIPRYVRGEAMEPCRSGMRTIHVDPTGHVKRCPDFATDFHWSEFRKYRPIDCNACYYACRGEAQAPLRLSRIRDVMA from the coding sequence ATGCTGTCGAGCAAGTTCAAACCCTGGCATGTTCCCGTATTTCTCGCGAAGTACGCATATCTGACCGTCGTCAACAAGCCCATTCTCGTTCATTTCGAGGTCACGCTTCGGTGCAATGCGCGGTGCGGTTTCTGCGACTACTGGAAGACAGAACCATCGGCGCGGGCGAATGAACTCAAGAGCTTTGTCGACGCCGCCAGGTTCTTCAATCCGATGATGATCACGTATACGGGGGGTGAGCCGACTCTCCGCCGTGATCTTGAAGACATCGTCTCATCGGTGAGCGATGCCGTCAGCGTACAATACTCGACGCTTCTTACACACGGCGGCATGCTGACGATCGAACGCGCCAAGTCACTGTGGGACGCGGGCATTCACCAGTTCAATTTCTCCCTCGATTTTCTCGACGAACGCCACGACACCGCTCGCGGCATTCCCGGACTTTCGGCAAAGATCTTCGATGTCATCCCGCGTATGCGCACAATCGGCATCGACAGCATCCGCTTCAACACGGTGATAAAGGATTCCAACCTGGATCAGTTGATGCCTATCGTCACACGTGCCGAGCAGCTCGGCTGCGGGGTCAACTTCAGCTCGTATACGGATTCCAAGAATGGCAGCCGCGATGGTCTCATCGCTCAGTCGCGGGTCCCGGAGCTGGAAGCGGTGATCGAAGAGTTGCTGGCGTTCAAACGGCGAAAGCGGGGAGTGATCACGAACTCGGATTACTACCTCGAGCAGATTCCCCGCTATGTTCGCGGCGAAGCAATGGAGCCGTGTCGCTCCGGAATGCGCACGATCCACGTCGATCCCACCGGACACGTCAAGCGCTGTCCGGACTTCGCCACCGATTTTCACTGGAGCGAGTTTCGGAAATATCGACCGATAGACTGTAACGCATGCTATTATGCCTGCCGCGGCGAAGCGCAGGCGCCACTACGGCTGTCGCGCATTCGCGATGTCATGGCATAG